The Penaeus chinensis breed Huanghai No. 1 chromosome 21, ASM1920278v2, whole genome shotgun sequence genome has a window encoding:
- the LOC125036675 gene encoding uncharacterized protein LOC125036675, with protein sequence MEYNANGIAEWLFEAEQDFTFGAKAATCLHPATIQNAATSSSPFELPDWMETRDNLGLTNDGLFEDVMLPNNFKELPSTTTQVLAYGMEEEDYSNTIKPEDMLVPLSELQPQESTAQRISVPVSEPPKITINVKKVIVLPTSAMKNKTVTNFNIPKASSNVQMNPAVPPQKTQLAQPDNQDSSLAEADDLLDEWMKIVGNEPHLEELDSSVVEDFQDLLSQLETPDSQLDASDVSSWGSEPASPVSLPSPVPSCGSVSPAQSNNDVSFLNIYSPKSEKSGAGASPYAVSDVTWSPSEASFGVPPSPLTIDKTALSPADATPFVEEDWNRSELHSYSRSPTKRKSRKASARVAPYPENKRERKKEQNKQAALRYRQKKKQEDDEIMVQITAEEERQKELQAKYKNLKQELTCMKKILREVFIATGVVSADAFKKK encoded by the exons ATGGAGTACAATGCAAACGGAATAGCCGAATGGCTATTTGAGGCTGAGCAGGATTTTACCTTCGGGGCCAAGGCAGCAACCTGCCTGCATCCTGCCACGATTCAAAATGCTGCAACATCCAGTTCTCCCTTTG AACTTCCAGACTGGATGGAGACCCGTGACAACTTGGGCCTCACCAACGATGGTCTTTTTGAAGATGTCATGCTGCCAAATAACTTTAAAGAGCTTCCCTCTACCACCACTCAAGTTCTGGCCTATGGCATGGAAGAGGAGGACTACAGCAATACCATCAAACCAGAAGACATGCTTGTCCCTCTGTCTGAACTACAGCCCCAAGAAAGTACCGCTCAGAGAATCTCAGTTCCAGTTTCTGAGCCACCCAAAATTACCATTAATGTGAAGAAGGTCATTGTACTACCTACATCAGCCATGAAGAACAAAACTGTCACAAACTTCAATATTCCTAAAGCTAGCAGTAATGTCCAGATGAACCCTGCTGTACCACCACAAAAGACCCAGCTTGCTCAGCCTGACAATCAAGACTCTAGTCTAGCTGAAGCTGATGATCTCCTTGATGAATGGATGAAAATAGTTGGGAATGAACCCCATTTGGAAGAGCTTGATTCATCAGTGGTAGAAGATTTCCAAGACTTGCTCTCTCAACTGGAAACCCCTGATTCTCAGCTAGATGCATCTGATGTCTCATCATGGGGATCAGAACCTGCTTCCCCTGTTTCCCTTCCATCGCCCGTACCATCCTGTGGAAGTGTCTCTCCAGCTCAGTCTAACAATGACGTATCCTTCCTTAACATTTACTCACCAAAATCTGAGAAGTCTGGAGCGGGGGCATCACCATATGCAGTTTCTGATGTTACATGGAGTCCAAGTGAAGCATCCTTTGGAGTTCCTCCATCACCTCTTACCATTGACAAGACTGCCCTGTCACCAGCTGATGCAACCCCCTTTGTTGAGGAAGATTGGAACAGATCAGAATTGCATTCATATTCACGTTCTCCCACCAAAAGGAAGTCACGTAAGGCGAGTGCTCGGGTAGCACCTTATCCAGAAAACAAACGTGAGCGTAAGAAGGAACAAAACAAGCAAGCAGCATTACGCTacaggcagaaaaagaaacaggaagatgATGAAATAATGGTCCAAATAACTGCTgaagaagaaaggcagaaagagttaCAAGCAAAATACAAAAACTTGAAGCAGGAGTTGACATGTATGAAGAAGATTTTGAGGGAAGTCTTTATAGCTACAGGAGTTGTATCAGCTGATGCTTTCAAAAAGAAGTGA